TATGATTGAAGATCTGCAAAAACAGAACAAGATTAAGATTTAACAAAAAAAGTACTATATAACAAACTAGGCCATTAAGACCTTGTTTTCATAAAACGATCAATCTGACATGTATAAAGGTGGGTGCCTTTGGTCATCAAACACAAAGTTTACCTGTCATATGTTTCTTCTTCACATGAATTTCCCGATGAAGAGAGCCAATCAACATCTAGAAAATTTGAGGAATCGAACAAAGCACCTTCATGAAATTGAAAGCTACTACTTCCGAGACACTGATCTAACTGCATATCATGGAAAAGCTGTCTGCTTGATATTGAGGGGTTGTACCTTTAACAAGAAAAATAAGCACCAATACCGATGAGTTATATCAAAGTAGgaatatttttccaaatagcATCACATCAACCCAAGTAAAAGATGAAGGataaaaacttcaaaaacaTACATCACTGGTTAAGACCTCGGTTAAACATGTATCTTTGAGCAAACAAAATTTTTCAAGTTGCAACATTGTGATAccttaccttcaaatacaaccATGAGGTTAAGTGTGATAAGGTAAGTTCTTTTTTGATAAGAAACCATACATTATCTTTGCATATTGCCATTAACAATATTTCTTAAAGGCACATGCATTAATCTTTGTTAAAAGATACATGCAACAATGCATGAAGCATTCAAAATCATTCAACCTTCAAGTGCATTGGTCCATGGAAGCATGAAGGAACCATGAGGGAGATGTTTTTCTACCGCAAGTAGCAGTCAGCAGCCATTCGATGAAGAAATATCCGAGGACATCATGAATCACCTGAATATGTTACTGCTTCAAATGAACTTATGAAGCACATAAAATCTAAACCAAGCTACCTGGTAAACGGAATATCACTGTCACAGGTAGAGATTTCTGGTGAAGACTCCGAAATACCCTTACAACCTTTGCCATGTTCAGTCAAAGGCTGGTAAGTGTCTTCAGTCTGATCTATGTCAGTGTCTTTACCTTGAGAACTGCTTCCGCAACTTATGTTTCCTTCTGATAGCGACCTTTTAAAATATGACCTGCGTATTAACAAACTGCTTTGCTAACAGCTTTGATACAATTGTCTGCCAAACAGAAAAAGTTTCTTTCTGTTTTGGATACTTGATCAGATTACTTGAAAGACAGCTTTGAGATGTACATTCtccatattttttaattttcgcGGTGGACACGAAAATCAGAATCATCTTTAACCTTCATATCAGTTAGATGGTTACAAGACAGGCTTACAGTGAAGACAGGCATAAAATAGTGAATCTCATGAATCGACATAATATTATAACAACCAAATAGTGATTCAACAGAGTGGCCTTTAAACAGTAAAAAAACAATCTGGAAGAGAGAAACAAGCGATCAATAAGTCTGTCTTGTAATGGATCATTCATACCTAGATCTTTCTGCAGTTACACTTGATCCATGCTTCCTAACATCATAGTGCTGGTCTGGATTCAATTCCCACAGAGACGGCGCACCTTCTTGTGGCTGGAAATGGCCCAAGAACCTGGAAATGGCACCACATTActcatatttttttcaagttgCCCGTATCTTTTTGGAATAACAGCCTGACAGAACTTATCGTAAAGGAAATAATTCACATACACATTAATGGCATCTTGTTTCTCAGGGTCCATGTACGCATTACTGTAGTAGCGTTGAAGCGATCGAATGATCTCTTGAGACCTTGTTGTTGCTTTCCATTGGCCTCGCATTTCTGAAAATATCTGCTTGGGTTCATATTCATCAGTATGGCagatcatcaaaaaaaaaaaaaagtcgtCCCACCATCCCATCCACTAAAATGAAGATATCTTATAAGGAGGGCATCAGAAATTCAATGGACTGAAAAAGCCCCTTCCACAAAACCAACTCATTGCTATAGAAGAAGCTTGGAAAAGATAATTGCAGAATTTCTCGTAAATAGCAATGATAGATTACCTTATTATGTGCAGCAGAGCCACCATATTGTAGTGCAAGAGTGTCTCCCATGTTTTCATAGATCTGCATTAAGTCTTGTGCTATAGAAGAATGTGAATCAATGTTGATGTTGTCCACATCTACAAAGCCTAAGGCATGCAGCTGATGGGACAGAGCAACCAGCCCATACGCATACTGGCCAACATTTGTGCGATCCAAACAGTCTACACAATTCGTTCTTAAGACTCCCTTTTGGACCGATGAAACTTTGACATAGTAAGCTCCACGCAGTTCTTCACACTCATTATCTATTTCAGCATCCACTTCATAAAGGTCCTTTTTAACATGATCTCTTCTACTGCCACAACTGCATCAAATTAGATCAAcgtgaagagaaaaaaaaagagcttTGATGCTCTCGAGAGGGCAGCAAACATGAATTGAACCCTGGTGAAAAGTTATTTCCAGTAGGAACTTTTTCAACTACTGAAAAATACTCCAGAAATCACGTGTACTTCAATTGCTTTAGCATTAGGGGGTGTATCTCACTGTGCTTGTGTGTGTATTTTCCATGAATTGATCCAATCAATTTATCGTTTATGCATTGAAGTGAAAGAAAATATCAACTAGCTTACAACAaaactatatataattaaatgcACCACACTGAGGCTAAATTAACTTATGCCTCAACATATACCCCAACCAACACATGTTGAATGCGAAAATACCAAGAAAATCCAAACAAACATGTAAGCTCGGTAGCACAAACAGTTTTGCAAGATTCTCCTAAGTAAAATGACAGATTGAGAACAATCAACTCTCCCGAACTAACAAACTAAAATCTTCAAAAGAATCATTTTGATTGGCAACTTACCTGACGGGTGACAATTTTAGCAACTCCTCAGTTCTTGAAGTAGGGATAAGCTGACAGTTTAAAAAGCCAGTTAACTCCAAAGCATTAGCAGCCACATCACCTAGACGTATCAAGGCCGTTGTAGCTTTGCTGTAAGAGAAAAGCCAGATTGCCATCAAACCCATAGATCAGTACGAtagatttaaaaaaagtaagaaGAACAACTAGAAAGTAAAAACGAAAAGGAGAGGAAGCAACAACATACATTCTCGGGTGTTTGTTTATATCCCAGTGAAGAAATCTCAAGCGGTTGTCCTCAGGAAGATCTTTATTTATGAACTCAATAGCATTAGCGAATTCTGCACGAAGAATCATTTCTCTGGGTCTCTTCTCATGAGTCTGTTTAACACAAAAATAACAATCAACGCAAGGGGGAGGTGTCAGAAAAGGTCACAGTACTGCTCGTAATGAAAAAGTCAGAATAATGGACTGAATCCTGGAAAATATTACCTTAATCAAGTTTAATATAATAATTGGATTTCCATATCTTTGAACAAGATCTTCAAAGTGAAGTTTGGTGGCTTCAAACTTAAAGTCCTTCCTAGACACTAAAGGGTAAGAGAGTCAACGGAAATTGAGAAAATGGATACTCAAAACAATATTAAGTGTTTTTGGTCGTACATATGATGTCAGGTTTCACATTCAAGCGTGAAGTTTCTTGAGACCAAAAAAGAGGTATTGAACCACGGTTCTGTACAACAGCGGTTACTCCAAAAGGGGACCCTTCAGGTACATCTTCAAAGACAATTTGTTCTGTCTCAACATCATTTGCTACATGACCCTTCTCATTTACTCCTCTTTTTAAATATCTGCGTTAAATAGAAACAACAAAAATTGGTTAAGCACTTAGTGATGTTGAGGTCACTATATACTAGAATTAAGAATTCACATGAAAAGTAATTTAAAACACCTCAGAGATAAGAGAACTATCTTCATAGTTTGGTGTTACCTAATTCTAGGCCACTTGTCAAGACTTAAAATAGCAAATAAAGGATAACATATGATTCTATACGAACCTGGTACCAGCATAATGACGAGAACGTCTAGCAATTAGGGTTAAGATGAAGTCTTGTGCAGAAATGGTAAGTGTTGCCTGGTCCACAAAACACAAGAAAATCATAAATTGTTCAAAGTATGATACTACCTATGGTGCCATTAAATAAGAAAAGCAAGCATAATAGATCACAAAGATATATTCTGAGATAAAATCACAAATTGTTTACATCCAAATGTGGTATCATATCAAAAAGACATGTTTCCCAGCTATAATGAGCTAAGATTTAGATTTTCGCAGTTACATGTACAAATTTAAAAGAGCATTTTCAGACAGAAAATACCTGTTTAAAGAACCCATAGACTAATGCAACAGTCCATAGAGTATTTTGGAGTTGATTGTGAATTTCTCGAGTTAAGAATTCATTCCATACAAACATTGTCTCATAAACGGCGAGTTCTGTCTGTGAGTTGCTCAGATTCTTTTGAAAACTAAGCATTATATGATAGGAGTAGCTGAAAAAGTAGTCCTTGGTGAGATCCATCTTGCTCAGCAGCTTTTTGTATCTATTTCACCGAAAGAAGAAAAGGaaccaaagaaaaaaaagtaagcAAATATCAATTTGATGCAACAAATAAATAGAGGATAGaggaaattttttgaaataaaaaattcaatatttgtGTGGCTGGAATCCTGAAGATACCTTTGTCTCATTCAACATGTAAAAAATAACATCAGAACACCACTGTAATTTGCCCCTGTACATTTGCAGGAAATGAACTGGCACTAGGCTCTATGAACGACTAAGCTATAAAAGGCTCAACTATAAACATCCTCAGTATACTCATCACATGAGCATCTGAGTAAATCAGTCAACATGACATCCATTAGACAGTGAATACATTACAAGGTGTATTGCTAAAATAGTATAGCAATTACCTCAACAACATAGGACTACTTACAAAATTCAATAGTCATCATCCaaataaaagaatattaaaaCAAAAGTAGAAGTGTTTTTGTTCCATTATAATGCCTTCCTAAAAGTACTATGGACAATATACATTGACATGCAGAATTGACGAAAGACCTGTTCTCATCCTTAGAATAAGCCATATTGGAAAGCACTGTAGAATTGGGAACTGGAAACATCTCAGTCTTAGTGATAGCGTAAACAGCATGACCACATATCTTTCCGATCTTTCTTCTTTCCGTGATAACCAATAAGTAATAAGGTCCCAAAAACTTTATAAAACCTAAAACATAAAAGAAACATTAGTTGCGTTCACATATCTACAAAGAAGGTGACACTTCAAAAGTATAACATACCGATAATTCCATAGCAGCGAGAAACGAATTTAAGCCCTCCAGTAGACTTGTTTCCTTCATGTATTCTTTTTCGGAGGTCTAAGCATTCGGATCCCGAATATATGGTAGGATCTTCATGAATGATTAGCTCTGAAGATTCTAATCTGTCAATCTTTAATACTTTCCAAAATGTCTTGGTCTTGTCATATCCAATCATGTAGAAGTTCTGTCCCATATAAAAATTAAGTTAAATATATAGTATAACGACAAGGCATAATGAATGACTATAAAATTGTGCATAATGACATGTTTAGGTCAAGTCAGTAAGTTCAGCATAAGAGAGAAACAGAACCtaccaaaataggaaaaataacTAAAATGGCATATTATTTCAAAACTATAGTAGTAGAATCTCGGAGAGTAGATATGCTGAACACTATATGGGTAAAAAGCATGTGAAATGGTACCTAAATCCGTACTCAATAGCATTTATTACTCATTAATGATGCACTCATTAACGCAGGAACGAGAAAACTAGGGGAAAAAAGGCGTGAAACTTGCGCAGATTAAATGCACCTAGCAAGCTAGACACAAACACAAGCTTCAACACAAGTAAAGGCCAATAAAACCTAAGTTGATCCAAAAAGTGAAATCAATTTATCTCTCGAGATTGAAAAAGTAATGGTTATATATTTGAAACCATACAAAACAAAGAGATGTAAATAAACATATGAAGATTGAATAGTTCAAGTCTACAttcaacaaaaacaatcaactCTCTCCTTCCCATTTCGTTCATCTTGCAGAATCAATTGGCTAACTTTTATAGATAAATCCTACTAAAATCagtttaaattaaaattcatatacTCTAACACAAcacaaaaattatcaaaatgacGAAAACACACATTTTAAAGTGTTGATCAAAGTTCACCAATTTCACAAAAAAAGTATAGAACATTTTGAGACAGAAACGTAAATTTTCATCTCTAAGTAACATATAGAAATGAAATGATAACAGATAAAAAGGAAGTTTTCGAGTATATACCGAGCAAGTCTCGTAGAGACGAAACTTCTGCAGATAAAAACCGCTTCCTTTCGGCTGTAAATTGATTACACGCCGGTACTTGCTGTCTATTTCCATGTTTCCAATCCAAAAACTCGAGCAATCAGTTGCTCATAAAactgaaaaaagagaaaaaaaaaatgaaaatcacaGGTCAACTAACTCATACAAAATCTAAATGCTTCAACAACAGCTATTCCAAACATAACAGAATTTTCACAAACTTTAGAATCAAATACAAgttcaaaaattgaaaaataaaaaaaatgactgaTAAATCACAAATGAAGAACAAAGACAGAAATGATGAAGAATTGACGAAGAGATTAACCGGTAAGAAGGTGAATTCTCCGGCGAATGACGGGGTTTACAGATCGGAAATGGAACAGCTCCGGCGACTCTGTCCACAAAATAAAcggacatatatatacataaataaataaaaaagatttatgtAATTTCGTACAGCTCAGCGTACAAAGGAACTTTTCAAAATCACAGTATATAATAATACAATCATCATCTAGGTGTCCTTAATTTGAATTtactattaattttttatttaatttttcacattttgaaaagaaaaaaaacttttgtcgtatatttttgaaaagtgCAGTTACAAATTATTGCCTTTGCAAAAGTTCTTTTTCTCCggtttataatattttaatcattttttaaaaatctagtATTGTTTGGATAATTGAGTATGTAACTTCAGGAGTAAATCACGAGTTGAATTAATTTATGAATCGAATCAGTTATTTTTGCGTATAATTATGTgatgaattttatttaaatactcTCGTGATCCTACCGAAAAGCTACGTAGATTGCTAGAAAATTTTACGCGAAAATTATTTACGGCGTGAAATTTGTCAGTGAATTattaatatgttatatataataatgtgaTGGTAAGATTA
This Solanum dulcamara chromosome 1, daSolDulc1.2, whole genome shotgun sequence DNA region includes the following protein-coding sequences:
- the LOC129870909 gene encoding phosphoinositide phosphatase SAC2-like isoform X1, whose amino-acid sequence is MEIDSKYRRVINLQPKGSGFYLQKFRLYETCSNFYMIGYDKTKTFWKVLKIDRLESSELIIHEDPTIYSGSECLDLRKRIHEGNKSTGGLKFVSRCYGIIGFIKFLGPYYLLVITERRKIGKICGHAVYAITKTEMFPVPNSTVLSNMAYSKDENRYKKLLSKMDLTKDYFFSYSYHIMLSFQKNLSNSQTELAVYETMFVWNEFLTREIHNQLQNTLWTVALVYGFFKQATLTISAQDFILTLIARRSRHYAGTRYLKRGVNEKGHVANDVETEQIVFEDVPEGSPFGVTAVVQNRGSIPLFWSQETSRLNVKPDIILSRKDFKFEATKLHFEDLVQRYGNPIIILNLIKTHEKRPREMILRAEFANAIEFINKDLPEDNRLRFLHWDINKHPRIKATTALIRLGDVAANALELTGFLNCQLIPTSRTEELLKLSPVSCGSRRDHVKKDLYEVDAEIDNECEELRGAYYVKVSSVQKGVLRTNCVDCLDRTNVGQYAYGLVALSHQLHALGFVDVDNINIDSHSSIAQDLMQIYENMGDTLALQYGGSAAHNKIFSEMRGQWKATTRSQEIIRSLQRYYSNAYMDPEKQDAINVFLGHFQPQEGAPSLWELNPDQHYDVRKHGSSVTAERSRSYFKRSLSEGNISCGSSSQGKDTDIDQTEDTYQPLTEHGKGCKGISESSPEISTCDSDIPFTRYNPSISSRQLFHDMQLDQCLGSSSFQFHEGALFDSSNFLDVDWLSSSGNSCEEETYDRSSIIGSPSRGLSSDSVTNELKEETHISAPDSGASLKKEQTTGDIRVDAKESKEIPRQFSEKFVRWVNDGDLLFP
- the LOC129870909 gene encoding phosphoinositide phosphatase SAC2-like isoform X4; protein product: MEIDSKYRRVINLQPKGSGFYLQKFRLYETCSNFYMIGYDKTKTFWKVLKIDRLESSELIIHEDPTIYSGSECLDLRKRIHEGNKSTGGLKFVSRCYGIIGFIKFLGPYYLLVITERRKIGKICGHAVYAITKTEMFPVPNSTVLSNMAYSKDENRYKKLLSKMDLTKDYFFSYSYHIMLSFQKNLSNSQTELAVYETMFVWNEFLTREIHNQLQNTLWTVALVYGFFKQATLTISAQDFILTLIARRSRHYAGTRYLKRGVNEKGHVANDVETEQIVFEDVPEGSPFGVTAVVQNRGSIPLFWSQETSRLNVKPDIILSRKDFKFEATKLHFEDLVQRYGNPIIILNLIKTHEKRPREMILRAEFANAIEFINKDLPEDNRLRFLHWDINKHPRIKATTALIRLGDVAANALELTGFLNCQLIPTSRTEELLKLSPVRRDHVKKDLYEVDAEIDNECEELRGAYYVKVSSVQKGVLRTNCVDCLDRTNVGQYAYGLVALSHQLHALGFVDVDNINIDSHSSIAQDLMQIYENMGDTLALQYGGSAAHNKIFSEMRGQWKATTRSQEIIRSLQRYYSNAYMDPEKQDAINVFLGHFQPQEGAPSLWELNPDQHYDVRKHGSSVTAERSRSYFKRSLSEGNISCGSSSQGKDTDIDQTEDTYQPLTEHGKGCKGISESSPEISTCDSDIPFTRYNPSISSRQLFHDMQLDQCLGSSSFQFHEGALFDSSNFLDVDWLSSSGNSCEEETYDRSSIIGSPSRGLSSDSVTNELKEETHISAPDSGASLKKEQTTGDIRVDAKESKEIPRQFSEKFVRWVNDGDLLFP
- the LOC129870909 gene encoding phosphoinositide phosphatase SAC2-like isoform X2, whose protein sequence is MEIDSKYRRVINLQPKGSGFYLQKFRLYETCSNFYMIGYDKTKTFWKVLKIDRLESSELIIHEDPTIYSGSECLDLRKRIHEGNKSTGGLKFVSRCYGIIGFIKFLGPYYLLVITERRKIGKICGHAVYAITKTEMFPVPNSTVLSNMAYSKDENRYKKLLSKMDLTKDYFFSYSYHIMLSFQKNLSNSQTELAVYETMFVWNEFLTREIHNQLQNTLWTVALVYGFFKQATLTISAQDFILTLIARRSRHYAGTRYLKRGVNEKGHVANDVETEQIVFEDVPEGSPFGVTAVVQNRGSIPLFWSQETSRLNVKPDIILSRKDFKFEATKLHFEDLVQRYGNPIIILNLIKTHEKRPREMILRAEFANAIEFINKDLPEDNRLRFLHWDINKHPRIKATTALIRLGDVAANALELTGFLNCQLIPTSRTEELLKLSPVSRRDHVKKDLYEVDAEIDNECEELRGAYYVKVSSVQKGVLRTNCVDCLDRTNVGQYAYGLVALSHQLHALGFVDVDNINIDSHSSIAQDLMQIYENMGDTLALQYGGSAAHNKIFSEMRGQWKATTRSQEIIRSLQRYYSNAYMDPEKQDAINVFLGHFQPQEGAPSLWELNPDQHYDVRKHGSSVTAERSRSYFKRSLSEGNISCGSSSQGKDTDIDQTEDTYQPLTEHGKGCKGISESSPEISTCDSDIPFTRYNPSISSRQLFHDMQLDQCLGSSSFQFHEGALFDSSNFLDVDWLSSSGNSCEEETYDRSSIIGSPSRGLSSDSVTNELKEETHISAPDSGASLKKEQTTGDIRVDAKESKEIPRQFSEKFVRWVNDGDLLFP
- the LOC129870909 gene encoding phosphoinositide phosphatase SAC2-like isoform X5, which produces MEIDSKYRRVINLQPKGSGFYLQKFRLYETCSNFYMIGYDKTKTFWKVLKIDRLESSELIIHEDPTIYSGSECLDLRKRIHEGNKSTGGLKFVSRCYGIIGFIKFLGPYYLLVITERRKIGKICGHAVYAITKTEMFPVPNSTVLSNMAYSKDENRYKKLLSKMDLTKDYFFSYSYHIMLSFQKNLSNSQTELAVYETMFVWNEFLTREIHNQLQNTLWTVALVYGFFKQATLTISAQDFILTLIARRSRHYAGTRYLKRGVNEKGHVANDVETEQIVFEDVPEGSPFGVTAVVQNRGSIPLFWSQETSRLNVKPDIILSRKDFKFEATKLHFEDLVQRYGNPIIILNLIKTHEKRPREMILRAEFANAIEFINKDLPEDNRLRFLHWDINKHPRIKATTALIRLGDVAANALELTGFLNCQLIPTSRTEELLKLSPVSCGSRRDHVKKDLYEVDAEIDNECEELRGAYYVKVSSVQKGVLRTNCVDCLDRTNVGQYAYGLVALSHQLHALGFVDVDNINIDSHSSIAQDLMQIYENMGDTLALQYGGSAAHNKIFSEMRGQWKATTRSQEIIRSLQRYYSNAYMDPEKQDAINVFLGHFQPQEGAPSLWELNPDQHYDVRKHGSSVTAERSRYNPSISSRQLFHDMQLDQCLGSSSFQFHEGALFDSSNFLDVDWLSSSGNSCEEETYDRSSIIGSPSRGLSSDSVTNELKEETHISAPDSGASLKKEQTTGDIRVDAKESKEIPRQFSEKFVRWVNDGDLLFP
- the LOC129870909 gene encoding phosphoinositide phosphatase SAC2-like isoform X3 → MEIDSKYRRVINLQPKGSGFYLQKFRLYETCSNFYMIGYDKTKTFWKVLKIDRLESSELIIHEDPTIYSGSECLDLRKRIHEGNKSTGGLKFVSRCYGIIGFIKFLGPYYLLVITERRKIGKICGHAVYAITKTEMFPVPNSTVLSNMAYSKDENRYKKLLSKMDLTKDYFFSYSYHIMLSFQKNLSNSQTELAVYETMFVWNEFLTREIHNQLQNTLWTVALVYGFFKQATLTISAQDFILTLIARRSRHYAGTRYLKRGVNEKGHVANDVETEQIVFEDVPEGSPFGVTAVVQNRGSIPLFWSQETSRLNVKPDIILSRKDFKFEATKLHFEDLVQRYGNPIIILNLIKTHEKRPREMILRAEFANAIEFINKDLPEDNRLRFLHWDINKHPRIKATTALIRLGDVAANALELTGFLNCQLIPTSRTEELLKLSPVSCGSRRDHVKKDLYEVDAEIDNECEELRGAYYVKVSSVQKGVLRTNCVDCLDRTNVGQYAYGLVALSHQLHALGFVDVDNINIDSHSSIAQDLMQIYENMGDTLALQYGGSAAHNKIFSEMRGQWKATTRSQEIIRSLQRYYSNAYMDPEKQDAINVFLGHFQPQEGAPSLWELNPDQHYDVRKHGSSVTAERSRSYFKRSLSEGNISCGSSSQGKDTDIDQTEDTYQPLTEHGKGCKGISESSPEISTCDSDIPFTRYNPSISSRQLFHDMQLDQCLGSSSFQFHEGALFDSSNFLDVDWLSSSGNSCEEETYDRSSIIGSPSRGLSSDSVTNELKEETHISAPDSGASLKTTGDIRVDAKESKEIPRQFSEKFVRWVNDGDLLFP
- the LOC129870909 gene encoding phosphoinositide phosphatase SAC2-like isoform X6 codes for the protein MRQRYKKLLSKMDLTKDYFFSYSYHIMLSFQKNLSNSQTELAVYETMFVWNEFLTREIHNQLQNTLWTVALVYGFFKQATLTISAQDFILTLIARRSRHYAGTRYLKRGVNEKGHVANDVETEQIVFEDVPEGSPFGVTAVVQNRGSIPLFWSQETSRLNVKPDIILSRKDFKFEATKLHFEDLVQRYGNPIIILNLIKTHEKRPREMILRAEFANAIEFINKDLPEDNRLRFLHWDINKHPRIKATTALIRLGDVAANALELTGFLNCQLIPTSRTEELLKLSPVSCGSRRDHVKKDLYEVDAEIDNECEELRGAYYVKVSSVQKGVLRTNCVDCLDRTNVGQYAYGLVALSHQLHALGFVDVDNINIDSHSSIAQDLMQIYENMGDTLALQYGGSAAHNKIFSEMRGQWKATTRSQEIIRSLQRYYSNAYMDPEKQDAINVFLGHFQPQEGAPSLWELNPDQHYDVRKHGSSVTAERSRSYFKRSLSEGNISCGSSSQGKDTDIDQTEDTYQPLTEHGKGCKGISESSPEISTCDSDIPFTRYNPSISSRQLFHDMQLDQCLGSSSFQFHEGALFDSSNFLDVDWLSSSGNSCEEETYDRSSIIGSPSRGLSSDSVTNELKEETHISAPDSGASLKKEQTTGDIRVDAKESKEIPRQFSEKFVRWVNDGDLLFP